Within the Osmerus eperlanus chromosome 10, fOsmEpe2.1, whole genome shotgun sequence genome, the region ACATCCTTGGATATCTCCTCCTCTTTAGCACGAACTCACTTCGGCACATCTTTCCTGAAGTTCAAACGCCACCAAGAATTCCTCTGCAAACGCACTTGGGGAAAATATCCAACAAGAAAAAACTTCACTTTTTCTCCAACTGTAGCTGAAGCTAGTCTCAAAATGAGCCTTAAATCAGATTCCGAGCCGAATAACAACGTATCCATTGAGGAAGAGGTAAGAGCGTTTTTAATAACATTAAGACAGTTAATGTGTTGTGGAGTTAGTGCTGGTTTCTTTAGTTTGGAAGTCGTAATGGAAAAGATTATTTCTTTTGCTATACGACAGCGTAAAAGTTGGCCAATTATCTACAGTCATGTTTGAGAGCAGTCGTTACCAAAGGGCATACTATGGTTAAAGGGGTGTGCCTTCTAAAGCTCCCGATCTTATTAAACATTGTTTGGGCAAATAATTGAACAATTTAGGCATGGCGTGTGAATTAAAACCCGTTATTTAAAGGCTAGTGTGTAACATTTGTTCACGTGGCCATACTTGTATTGGAGTTGAAGCGTTTGTATTGTCATTGACAGTCTTTTACCTAAGAATCTAGGCTATTGATAGGCTACTAGTCCTTTTCCTACTGAACGGTCACCGGGTCTGTCTAAGGCAAATGATTGGTCAAATAATGTATGACTGATCACTTGAATTTAGTTGACTTATTCCTTGCACGCAATTTTGACGAGACTAGGCTTGTGACGCAGTGTGCTATCTTTCAAAACACGAGCATAGGCCTATAGTTTGCTTGTAGGATAGACACCTAATGAATACATCCTGAATTGTTATACATCTGCAATGCCCCATGAAGTCATTGCATTTTCTCATTGTGTCATCGTGGATAAACTCCTGGCCCTACCAAACCGCATTCTCTGCTGCACTAATATCTTACTGCGTGAGATTGACAAGTTCAACGGGTTTGCATCCTTCTGTGATTGGGTTACAGCACACAGTACGTGTCGATTTGTATAGGGTCCCATGTTTCAGCTGCGAGCCACCTGAAAAATTCCGTAGCGCCGTCGTGATCGGGCGCGGGTCAAAGGAAGGAAATTGTGTCATGCTGTGCGCTGTTGTCTACCGCTGTTCCTCTGGCAGTCCATTGTACTCTGTAGGCCTTCCTGCCGAGGAACTAAACTAATGGTCCCGTCTCACTCCTGTTTATTTCCTCTGCCACAGTGTAACACTTTCAGTCCATGTTTGTGTCGATGTTAAATCTATAACTTTGGTTGTATCTGATAAGTGTCGTCAACTGATGGAAGTGCGCAGCATTCCAAAAAAACCTTAGTTTTTGGCACTCAAAGGGGTCATTACTGAAAGGGACACGCCACTCAACATTAGTTGGTCCCAGTTGGTTATGATTTGTTTCTATTTGGATCCACAGGGCCTCTTGTGATTGCAAGAAACAATTTCTTAGTTGGATATTCCTAAGTGGTTTAAAGGCCTACATATTACCGAGTGCaattttttataatttttttgctgATCAGGTGGCCTCTTGAGTTAAATGTAATTTCTATTTCACACAATTTGTAAATAATTGATTTTATATTGTTCCAAATGTGTCCATGTGAAGGTTTATAGCGCATTACAGAATACATTTTGGTTTTCAGGTACGGACACTGTTTGTCAGTGGCCTTCCAGTGGATATCAAACCTCGTGAGCTTTACCTGCTGTTCAGACCATTTAAGGTAAGCCCAATGTAGCACTTTTGGAGAAGATGCAGGCAACTATCCTTGAATGCAGTACATGACAGAAGTGTGCTTCAACAGCTCCTTTGTCAAGAAGACTTTCAAGTTCTAATTATCCTTTTTTCGATAAAACGTTATGCATCGTTTCCCCATCACCATGAATTTGTTACCAGATTATAAATTTACTCCGTCCCATTCCCTTTTAAAACGTGAATATAAAAAAGAATGGATAATGCGTATTTCAGTAACTTTAGCTCTACAAAAGTTTGACGGAAATCTACAAGAGCACAGTAACTCCCCATTGTGCGATGTCGGTAAATGTCCAAGGTATGGATGATTTTGTACATCAGTCATAAATCGCTAGCTATTTACATAATGCTGAGAAGGCTGCATCGCTGTTTGTAATTTAGACTCACAATCCAATTCCATGAAGTATCCCCATACCAATGCCCCAAACATATCCAAATTGGAAGTGTATCCCTTACACATGGATGCCCCTGTGGAATGTGTAAATGAGTAGCTCAGCTATTGGCCAACCATCCCAGTGACCTACCTCCCTGTCCGCGAGAATACAATTTGTCAGTTTCTGGTGAATGGGGCCAAACATGGAAACATGGGCATTGTAAAAAGTACAATATAAACAGATGCCGTTATGTTGGCAGTCTATTCCAAGTTCCTTGAGTTAGAAGTCACATCATATTCTAGGTACACGATATCTAAAACTAGTTCTTGTCTATAACATTTCATTGATGACTTGTCTATTAAAGGTAGATCCTAATCTTCTTACCCTAAGAATGTTCTGGACATCATAATGCTGTTTTCTTGTCCTGCAGGTAAATGTCAGTTCTGGGATCTTTttagatattttttttttaagaagtaTAAGTTGGCAGGATTTGACAAGGTTGCTTGTGATTGTTAGACCATTTAGTTACATTTAGTGTAGATTTcagtaaaaataaatattttaatccaCAGCAGTGTCATTTAAATGTCCATGGTTGTTAATCAGTCCGTccgtccccaccccccccacacacacacacacacacaacattcatcAGTACTTTTGTCAGGCAATAACTCGCTGACACATCATAGGAATTTAATTGTGCCTGCACTGTAATTCAAGTCTCTGTAACCATGTTGGGAGAAACCCCTCCCTCTTCCAAGACTATTGTTTCCAATTTGCCCCATCAACACACAATGAAATGGCTAACATGCTCTCTGTGTCTGCTCGCCTGCTTGCCTTGCTGCCCCCTCCCCTTAAGATTAGCAGACACCATGTTGGCAGGTTTCTCCTCATATGGCAAGATGGGTTcattcccccctgcctctccgcaTGTGACTTCATGCTGCTTAATTGGATATATTTTCTCTTCGCAGGGTTATGAAGGTTCACTGATTAAGTTAACGTCAAAACAGGTGAGAAGCTTTCCGTCCTTGTAGTGCAGCAACTTCAGGGTTTTATTCAGAGAACTTCACATGTATTGACGTGACTATTTGCATGCAGTTTTTTTTGCTACTTATGTATACAACACATGACATGGGTTTCTTTGCCTTCTATGATGTTGAGGTGTGCCGTTACAATGCCGTAGTTTAATGGAAATGTTTCTTCTCTCTTCCAGCCTGTTGGATTTGTGACCTTTGACAGTCGTTCTGGAGCTGAAGCTGCGAAAAATGCATTAAATGTAAGCCCCATGTTGCTGTGAACGTTCACTCGAATCACCATTTCC harbors:
- the rbpms2a gene encoding RNA-binding protein, mRNA-processing factor 2a isoform X2, with amino-acid sequence MILSRNNTSLDISSSLARTHFGTSFLKFKRHQEFLCKRTWGKYPTRKNFTFSPTVAEASLKMSLKSDSEPNNNVSIEEEVRTLFVSGLPVDIKPRELYLLFRPFKGYEGSLIKLTSKQPVGFVTFDSRSGAEAAKNALNGIRFDPESPQTLRLEFAKANTKMAKSKLMATPNPTNIHPALGAHFIARDPYDLTGAALIPASPDAWTPYPLYTTELTPGLPHAAFTYPAAAAAAAALHAQMRWYPTPSETSQPGWKSRQFC